In Caulobacter sp. X, the sequence TCGTTCTGCCAGAGCAGGCCGACGCGCGGTGAGATCCAGTCGTAGGTCTTGTCGGCCTTGAGATTGAAGGTCGAGCTGACGCCCGGCACGGCGAAGCTGGTGTAGTCGCGCTTGGCCTGGCCCCACGTCGCGCCGGCCACGAGGGCGACCTGATCGGTCACGAAAAGCCGGCCTTCGCCGAACAGATCGATCGCCTTGGCGTTCTGCAGCGTGCGCGAGGTCGGCGCGCCGCGCGCCCCGCGATTGTTGACGTAGAAGTTGGAGTCGAGGTCGCCTTGGCGGTACCAGGCGCCGAAGAAGGCGTCGGCGCGCTTGCCGCCGATCTCGCCGTCCCAGTCGAAGCGGCCGAAGGCGCCGTAGTTGCGGCTTTGCTGGTCGATGACCTGGAAGATCGGATGGTCCAGATCCTTCCACACCGCATAGACCGCGCCTTGGAACACGACCTGATCGTTCAGACGCCAGGTCGTCTGCAGCGAGCCGCGCACGCCGCGCTGGTTACGGCCCTGATCGGCGTTGATGTTGGCGACCGGGGTCTGGCGCGGGTTCTTGTTGAACTGGTCCAGGGTCAGCGCGCCGGGGATCTCCTGGTTGATGTTCGAGCCGTTGACGATGAAGCGGACTTCGCGGTCCTGGCCGAACGAACGGCCGATGTTCAGGCTGCCGAACTGGATGTTCTGCTGGCTTTGCGAGCGCCAGCCCTGATTGGTCTGGTTGGTGGCGGCGGCGTAGACGTCCCAGTCGCCGAACTGGCGGGCCATGGCGACGTGCTCGCGCAGCAGGCCATAGGAGCCGCCGTCGATGCGGATCTGGTTGGAGAAGCCCGCGTCCTTGCCCGTCGGCGTGACCATGTTGATGGCCCCGCCCAGCAGGGCGCCGCCGAAGCGCAGGGCGTTGCCGCCGCGATAGACCTCGGCGTAGCGGGTGTTCAGCGGATCGGCGACCTGGCTGTCGCCATAGCCGTCCGCCTCGTTCAGCGGCACGCCGTCCTGGGCGATCAGCAGGCCCCGATTGTGGTTGGCGTTGCCGATGCCCGAGCCGCGGATCGAGATGCGGATGTCGCCGCCCCACTTGCGTTGGGCGTAGACGCCGGGGGCGTCGCGCAGCATGTCGTCCAGCGCCAGGGTTTGGCGGTTGATGTAGCTCTCTTGCGAGATCACCGACACCGCGCCGGGGGTCTCCGACAGGCGCTTGCGCGCGTCGGCGACGACGGGCGGGTCCTCGGGATTGCGGCGGGCGGTGACGATGACCGACGAGACTTGGGTGTCGGCGTCCGGCTTGTCGGCGGCGTGGGCGACGGGCGGAACGAAGGCGGCGATGGCCGTGGCGGCCAGGAGGAGAGACTTCATGGTAGGTCCTTGGGCGCGGCTTGGCGCGCCGGATAAGCAAGACTGAAAGGCGGAGCGGCGCGCGCGAGTGGAGGCGTCCGCGAGGCGGCGCGCTACGCTCCAGCGGCGGCCGGAGGCTCTAGATCAGCTGGCTTGGAGGACCGCGCGCCGGCAGGGGCGGGGCGGCGAGGCCTCGCCCGGGGGCGAGGTGGACGACCCGCGCGGGCGGGACGTCGAGATAGGCGACGAACGCGACCTTGGTCGCCGTGAACGGGCTCGGCGGCGGGGCCGCCGCGCCGTGGCTGGCGAACGGGCAGGGCGAGTCGTGTGCGGACTTGTCGGCGTCCTTGTCGTGATGACCGGCCAGCGCCTCTCCGGGCTGGACGAGCTTGGCGCCGTCGCCGGTGCAGAGCACCAAAGAGAACGGCAGGCCGTTGCGCGGATCGGGCGCGGTCATGAAGCCGGCCGGGATCATCACCTTGAAGGCGACCGCCAGCGCCGCGAGCGTCATGAAGACGGCGCGGGCGAAGGAACGGCGCTGGAGCGGCGAACGAGTCACGAGACCGGCTTTAATCCAAGGCGGCGCCGATGTCGCCCCCCGGGTTGTTACGGAGCTTGGCCGTGGAGCGCGGCGGCGGCTAGAGCATTTTTCAACAAGTGGGAAACGGTCATCGGATCGAAAAAAGCTCTAAACTTTTGAATTGAAGATCTTTTATTCGATCTGATTGATTCAATCAGCCCGCCGGCAAGGCGGTCACGTCGCCGTTGAACAGACCCACCCCGGTCTTCTCGAGCAGGCGCGCGGTCGCGGCGATGCGCATGATCTCGTCGGCGGCGGCCTCGATGCTCCAGCCCTCGGGCGGGCGGATGTTCGAGATGCAGTTTCGTTCGCTATCCATGCGGCCGCGCACGGGTTTCCAGGTGAGATAGACCGATAGGCTGTCAGCCGCGCTGAGGCCTGGACGCTCGCCGATCAGCACCACCACCAGGTCCGCGCCCAACGCCTCGCCGATATCGTCGCCCAGCGCCACGCGCGCCTGGCGCGCCACCACCAGCGGCCCGACCCGCCAGCGCCCGGCGCGGGCGATCACCGCGCCGGCCAGGTCCGCGGCATGGGCCAGGACGGCGGTGGCCGACAGGCCGTCGGCGATGACGATCGCCAACTGGGCGCGCTCACGCGCCAAGCGCGGCAGGTCTTCGGGATTCAGACGCCGACCCAAATCCGGTCGCATCAGATAAGTCGCCCGGTCGGGGGCCTGGCTGCGGACCTCGACGACGGGCTGGCCGTGCAAAGCGACGCCAAAGGCGCCTTCGGGCAAGCCATTGTGGACGGCGTCGCGGGCCCGGGCGTGAGCCAGCTGGAAGTCCAGCATGTCGCGCGTGAGGACGGCGCTGCCGACCCGGCCCATGGCTACGCGCGCGGTGGTGTAGGCGCGAAGACGCTCGCGCAGGCTCGAGGAGGTGATCAGGTCAGCCATAGAGCGCCGCCAAGGCTGGAACCCGCTCGAGGGATGGCAGGCGCGAATCCGGACTGACCAGCTTGCCCGCGGCGTCCGTCAGTCCAACCTCGGCGAGCCAAGCCTCGAACTCGGGCGCGGGCCGCAGCCCAAGGACATCGCGCAGGTAAAGCGCATCGTGGAAACTGGTGGACTGATAGCCGAGCATCACGTCGTCGGCGCCGGGGACGCCCATGATGAAGCTGATTCCGGCCACGCCCAGCAGGGTGGCGATGACGTCCATGTCGTCCTGGTCGGCCTCGGCGTGGTTGGTGTAGCAGATGTCCAGACCCATCGGCAGGCCCAGGAGCTTGCCGCAGAAGTGGTCTTCCAGCGCCGCGCGCAGGATCTGCTTGCCGTCGTAGAGATATTCGGGGCCGATGAAGCCGACGACGGAGTTGACCAGCAGCGGCGCGTAGGCGCGGGCGACCTCATAGGCGCGGCATTCCAGGGTTTGCTGGTCGACGCCGTGATGGGCGTCCGATGACAGGCATGAGCCCTGGCCGGTTTCGAAATACATCACGTTGGTCCCGACCGATCCTCGCCCCAGGGCCAGGGTGGCGTGATGGGCCTCGGCCAGGAGGTCCAGGGAAACGCCGAAGCCGCGGTTGGCCGCTTCGGTTCCGGCGATCGACTGGAAGCAGAGATCCACGGGCGCGCCCTGGCCGATCAGCGCGATGGTGTTGGTGACGTGGGTGAGCACGCAGCTTTGGGTCGGGATATTCAGCCCCTGGCGGAGCTCGTCGAGAAGGCGCAGCAACCGGCCGATGGTGGGAATGTCGTCGGTCGCCGGATTGACGCCGATGACCGCGTCGCCGGATCCCAGCAGCAGGCCGTCGAGGATGGAGGCCGCCACGCCCTTGGCGTCGTCGGTGGGATGATTGGGTTGCAGCCTGGTCGAGAGGCGGCCTCGCAGCCCGATGGTGTTGCGAAAGGCCGTGACGTTCTCGATCCGGCGCGCGGCCGACACCAGATCCTGGTTTCGCATCAGCTTGGACACGGCGGCGACCATTTCCGGGGTCAGGCCGCGGGCGGCCGCCTTGAGGGCCGCTTCGTCGGTGCGGTCGTCCAGCAGCCATTCGCGCAAGCCCCCCACGGTCAGGGCGCGCAGGGGGGCGAAAGCCGTCGCGTCGTGACGGTCGATGATCAGCCGGGTGACTTCGTCGGTTTCATAGGGAACCACCAAGTCGTCGAGAAAGGTCGTCAAAGGCAGGTCCGCCAAAACCAGTCGCGCGGCGACGCGCTGCTCGGACGACAGGGCCGCCAGCCCCGCCAGGTGATCACCCGAGCGCGACGGCGTGGCCTTGGCCAGGACTTCGGCCAGCGTCTCGAAGCGGTGCCGGGTCCCGGCCAGATCAACCTGATAGCGTGTCATTCTTGCTTCCTGATCGGGCGCTACCCCCGTCGAAGGCCTCCCGATCG encodes:
- a CDS encoding TonB-dependent receptor domain-containing protein, with the protein product MKSLLLAATAIAAFVPPVAHAADKPDADTQVSSVIVTARRNPEDPPVVADARKRLSETPGAVSVISQESYINRQTLALDDMLRDAPGVYAQRKWGGDIRISIRGSGIGNANHNRGLLIAQDGVPLNEADGYGDSQVADPLNTRYAEVYRGGNALRFGGALLGGAINMVTPTGKDAGFSNQIRIDGGSYGLLREHVAMARQFGDWDVYAAATNQTNQGWRSQSQQNIQFGSLNIGRSFGQDREVRFIVNGSNINQEIPGALTLDQFNKNPRQTPVANINADQGRNQRGVRGSLQTTWRLNDQVVFQGAVYAVWKDLDHPIFQVIDQQSRNYGAFGRFDWDGEIGGKRADAFFGAWYRQGDLDSNFYVNNRGARGAPTSRTLQNAKAIDLFGEGRLFVTDQVALVAGATWGQAKRDYTSFAVPGVSSTFNLKADKTYDWISPRVGLLWQNEAGDQMFANLTRSVEPPNLGSMSPINTGFTPVKAQKAWTGEVGARGRRGPFTYDVTLYRAELKDEMLQYTPGGLIPAATFNADKTMHQGIEAALDWAVAPKWRIRQTWTYSDFRFKDDVQYGDNRLPIVPKNFYRSEVRYDDPRGWFLAPSVEWSATDQWIDYKNTKKAPSYAILNLNAGWKVTPAVSLFLDARNLTDKAYVSNTQAATTWTASTATLWPGDGRSVFGGVTVNF
- a CDS encoding DUF2946 family protein, which translates into the protein MTRSPLQRRSFARAVFMTLAALAVAFKVMIPAGFMTAPDPRNGLPFSLVLCTGDGAKLVQPGEALAGHHDKDADKSAHDSPCPFASHGAAAPPPSPFTATKVAFVAYLDVPPARVVHLAPGRGLAAPPLPARGPPSQLI
- the eutC gene encoding ethanolamine ammonia-lyase subunit EutC gives rise to the protein MADLITSSSLRERLRAYTTARVAMGRVGSAVLTRDMLDFQLAHARARDAVHNGLPEGAFGVALHGQPVVEVRSQAPDRATYLMRPDLGRRLNPEDLPRLARERAQLAIVIADGLSATAVLAHAADLAGAVIARAGRWRVGPLVVARQARVALGDDIGEALGADLVVVLIGERPGLSAADSLSVYLTWKPVRGRMDSERNCISNIRPPEGWSIEAAADEIMRIAATARLLEKTGVGLFNGDVTALPAG
- a CDS encoding ethanolamine ammonia-lyase subunit EutB encodes the protein MTRYQVDLAGTRHRFETLAEVLAKATPSRSGDHLAGLAALSSEQRVAARLVLADLPLTTFLDDLVVPYETDEVTRLIIDRHDATAFAPLRALTVGGLREWLLDDRTDEAALKAAARGLTPEMVAAVSKLMRNQDLVSAARRIENVTAFRNTIGLRGRLSTRLQPNHPTDDAKGVAASILDGLLLGSGDAVIGVNPATDDIPTIGRLLRLLDELRQGLNIPTQSCVLTHVTNTIALIGQGAPVDLCFQSIAGTEAANRGFGVSLDLLAEAHHATLALGRGSVGTNVMYFETGQGSCLSSDAHHGVDQQTLECRAYEVARAYAPLLVNSVVGFIGPEYLYDGKQILRAALEDHFCGKLLGLPMGLDICYTNHAEADQDDMDVIATLLGVAGISFIMGVPGADDVMLGYQSTSFHDALYLRDVLGLRPAPEFEAWLAEVGLTDAAGKLVSPDSRLPSLERVPALAALYG